From Candidatus Rokuibacteriota bacterium, the proteins below share one genomic window:
- a CDS encoding substrate-binding domain-containing protein, with translation MTKRAVAAAMVMLALAVVWPGAAQAQAPIKIGLVQGISGPFEVYAKQAVTGFKLGLEYATGGKMEVLGRKIEVLIEDDQLKPDVSKQKVTKLYADDKVDLIVGTTSSAAALAILPVAAEFKKVLLVEPAVADSITGENWNRYVFRTGRSSSQDAIANALAVAKPGVSIATIAQDYAFGKDGVAAYKAQVEKFGAHVVHEEYTPRDATDFTAPIQKILGALKDAKGPKYVAVIWAGKGGPYAQLVASKIDKSGITITSGGNVLDVLKAFKSYNLEGMIGGAYYYYEIPRNPINTWLVTEHEKRFKEPPDFFTCGGFAAAMAVVAAIQKAGGTDTEKLIAAMEGMEFQTPKGKMIFRKEDHQALQSMYIFKLTSKPDVPWLIPTLLRELSPQETAPPIQNKK, from the coding sequence ATGACGAAGCGAGCGGTGGCGGCGGCGATGGTGATGCTGGCCCTGGCGGTGGTGTGGCCGGGGGCGGCGCAGGCGCAGGCGCCGATCAAGATCGGGCTGGTGCAGGGCATCTCGGGGCCCTTCGAGGTCTACGCCAAGCAGGCCGTCACGGGCTTCAAGCTCGGGCTCGAGTACGCCACGGGCGGCAAGATGGAAGTGCTCGGGCGCAAGATCGAGGTGCTGATCGAGGACGACCAGCTCAAGCCCGACGTCTCCAAGCAGAAGGTGACCAAGCTCTACGCCGACGACAAGGTGGACCTGATCGTCGGGACCACGTCGAGCGCCGCGGCGCTGGCCATCCTGCCGGTCGCCGCCGAGTTCAAGAAGGTCCTCCTCGTCGAGCCCGCCGTCGCCGACAGCATCACCGGCGAGAACTGGAACCGCTACGTCTTCCGCACGGGCCGCTCCTCGAGCCAGGACGCCATCGCCAACGCGCTGGCCGTCGCCAAGCCGGGCGTCTCGATCGCCACCATCGCCCAGGACTACGCCTTCGGCAAGGACGGCGTCGCCGCCTACAAGGCGCAGGTCGAGAAGTTCGGGGCCCACGTCGTCCATGAGGAATACACGCCGCGCGACGCGACCGACTTCACCGCGCCCATCCAGAAGATCCTGGGCGCCCTCAAGGACGCGAAGGGTCCGAAGTACGTCGCGGTCATCTGGGCCGGCAAGGGTGGCCCCTATGCCCAGCTCGTCGCGAGCAAGATCGACAAGAGCGGCATCACCATCACGAGCGGCGGCAACGTGCTCGACGTGCTGAAGGCCTTCAAGAGCTACAACCTCGAGGGCATGATCGGCGGCGCGTACTACTACTACGAGATTCCGAGGAACCCGATCAACACCTGGCTCGTGACCGAGCACGAGAAGCGCTTCAAGGAGCCGCCGGACTTCTTCACCTGCGGCGGCTTCGCGGCCGCCATGGCCGTGGTCGCCGCCATCCAGAAGGCGGGCGGCACCGACACGGAGAAGCTGATCGCCGCGATGGAGGGCATGGAGTTCCAGACGCCCAAGGGCAAGATGATCTTCCGCAAGGAGGACCACCAGGCGCTCCAGAGCATGTACATCTTCAAGCTGACGTCCAAGCCCGATGTGCCGTGGCTGATCCCGACGCTCCTCCGCGAGCTTTCGCCGCAGGAGACGGCGCCGCCCATCCAGAACAAGAAGTAG